The following coding sequences are from one Arachis hypogaea cultivar Tifrunner chromosome 7, arahy.Tifrunner.gnm2.J5K5, whole genome shotgun sequence window:
- the LOC112702314 gene encoding transcription factor bHLH93, protein MVSREQKRAALLHEKLQLLRSVTNSHAVNKSSIIIDASKYIEELKEKVERLNQEIATAETSNHHHHHNPNLPMVTVETLEKGFMINVISGRSCQGLLVSILEAFEDMGLTVLEARVSCTDTFRFQAVGGENDEQGDTIDAQAVKQAVGQAIKNWSQQSADQD, encoded by the exons atggttTCAAGAGAGCAAAAGAGAGCAGCACTACTGCATGAGAAGCTTCAACTCCTTCGTTCTGTTACCAACTCTCATGCT GTGAACAAAAGCTCCATCATAATCGATGCATCAAAGTATATTGAAGAGCTTAAAGAAAAGGTAGAAAGACTCAATCAAGAAATAGCCACAGCAGAAACTtcaaatcatcatcatcaccataatCCTAATTTGCCTATg GTGACAGTAGAAACCCTAGAAAAGGGATTTATGATAAATGTAATTTCAGGAAGAAGCTGCCAAGGACTACTTGTTTCAATTCTTGAAGCCTTTGAAGACATGGGTCTCACCGTTCTTGAAGCTAGGGTTTCTTGTACGGACACTTTTCGATTCCAAGCAGTTGGAGGAGAA AATGATGAACAAGGTGACACTATTGATGCACAAGCTGTGAAACAAGCAGTGGGACAAGCAATAAAGAATTGGAGCCAACAAAGTGCTGATCAAGATTAA